A region of Salinibacter sp. 10B DNA encodes the following proteins:
- a CDS encoding TolC family protein, whose product MPQRFRSCLAIATWGGVGLMLLLIGGLTEVSRAQQSTAPASVDTTQIAFNEAVRIALDQNTDIKRAQAGASEANVQVQAEWMDFAPNLNVTSDLSRRFGRNFSQVTGDFTTRSTDFFNLSGRSSITLFNGFENVASLRQANDQARASEQDLRRTRREVVFTVMEQFIALVESRENVRVRREALQARRQQLQQIQEFVDAGSRPVSDLYQQQADVADAEQQLLQAKREREVNRTRIIQTLQLNPRRAYTFAVPEVQEGALGEKTYELSALIDEAFENRLDLEVAKQERRAAEHGIQSARSSYYPSLSVGGSYGTDWTSRGRIPDPNNPNEFITPSFSNQLDNNRGGGISLSLNIPIFDRLQRNTQVERAQVQAQNAEYALQDQRQQVALQVRQAYLDYQNAVQQLEAANKRLRAAEQARTATQERYNLGSASIVELRNANSDYVDAASQQVRARYNLLFQQEQIDYHVGRLNPVAPMFGQQDE is encoded by the coding sequence ATGCCTCAACGCTTTCGTTCTTGTCTCGCCATTGCCACGTGGGGAGGAGTTGGATTGATGCTTCTGTTGATTGGGGGGCTGACGGAGGTCAGTCGCGCCCAGCAGAGCACGGCTCCTGCCTCCGTGGACACCACACAGATTGCCTTCAACGAGGCCGTGCGTATCGCTCTTGATCAGAACACCGACATCAAACGTGCTCAGGCCGGTGCGAGCGAGGCCAATGTGCAGGTGCAGGCCGAATGGATGGACTTTGCCCCGAACCTGAACGTGACGTCGGATCTGTCCCGACGGTTTGGTCGCAACTTTAGTCAGGTAACCGGGGACTTTACGACTCGCTCGACGGACTTCTTTAACCTGAGTGGTCGGTCGAGCATCACGCTTTTCAACGGGTTCGAGAATGTTGCTTCCCTTCGACAGGCGAACGATCAGGCACGGGCGAGCGAGCAGGACCTGCGCCGAACGCGTCGAGAGGTGGTGTTCACGGTGATGGAGCAGTTTATTGCGCTCGTGGAGAGTCGGGAAAACGTACGAGTCCGGCGTGAGGCCCTGCAGGCACGACGCCAGCAACTTCAGCAGATCCAGGAGTTTGTGGATGCGGGCTCCCGGCCGGTGTCGGATCTGTATCAGCAGCAGGCCGACGTGGCCGACGCCGAGCAGCAGCTTCTGCAGGCCAAACGAGAACGCGAGGTGAATCGGACCCGCATCATTCAGACGCTCCAGTTGAATCCCCGCCGGGCATATACGTTTGCGGTGCCAGAGGTACAGGAGGGAGCATTGGGGGAGAAGACCTACGAATTGTCGGCCCTCATCGACGAGGCCTTTGAGAATCGTCTCGACCTAGAGGTTGCCAAGCAGGAGCGCCGTGCTGCGGAGCATGGCATTCAGTCGGCACGGTCCTCCTACTATCCGAGCCTGTCGGTGGGCGGCAGCTACGGAACCGACTGGACGAGTCGGGGTCGGATTCCGGATCCCAACAATCCCAACGAATTCATCACGCCGAGCTTTAGCAATCAGCTGGACAACAACCGGGGCGGTGGTATCTCGCTCAGCCTGAACATTCCGATTTTCGACCGACTGCAGCGCAATACGCAGGTCGAACGAGCGCAGGTGCAGGCGCAGAATGCGGAGTACGCCCTCCAGGACCAGCGGCAACAGGTGGCATTACAGGTCCGCCAGGCCTACCTCGACTATCAGAACGCCGTTCAGCAGCTGGAGGCGGCCAATAAGCGGCTCCGGGCGGCCGAGCAGGCTCGCACGGCCACCCAGGAGCGGTACAATCTTGGGTCTGCATCGATCGTCGAGCTTCGCAACGCCAACAGTGACTACGTAGACGCGGCCAGCCAGCAGGTGCGGGCGCGCTACAACCTTCTCTTTCAGCAGGAGCAAATCGATTACCACGTCGGCCGCCTGAATCCGGTCGCTCCCATGTTTGGGCAGCAGGACGAGTAG
- a CDS encoding ABC transporter permease, with protein MGLREAFGSALDALRANKLRSALTLLGMVIGIFAVVTSVTAVDVIDAYFQDSLQLLGSSTFTVSKDPVISFGGDDPEARPDITHAQVERLAERVSFPVAPQEFFDVGRAQFQGRRTDKGNIRVIGTNEHVLTNFSRQLKKGRSLTEADVTQARAVTLITPDIASELFPARSPLGKWVQIEGGEYKVVGVLKAKGNFLGNSFDARMYMPITHLLRSYGGGQRDISMISVSAPSMAEMQTAQNEVIGHMRVIREVPPGEPNNFEISTNETMQSSFQQFTSILTLGGAGIGAIALLAAGVGIMNIMLVSVTERTKEIGIRKAVGATRWHILGQFLLEALLLCLIGGGLGIALGVLVGNGTAFYFDIGASIPWGWAVGSMIVVGVIALVFGLYPAYKAASVDPIESLRYE; from the coding sequence ATGGGACTTCGCGAAGCCTTCGGCTCAGCCCTCGACGCCCTGCGCGCGAACAAGCTGCGCTCGGCACTGACCCTGCTGGGGATGGTGATTGGCATCTTTGCGGTGGTCACGTCGGTGACGGCGGTCGATGTAATTGATGCGTACTTCCAGGATTCGTTGCAGCTTCTGGGGTCGTCCACCTTCACGGTGTCAAAAGATCCCGTGATCAGCTTCGGGGGCGATGACCCGGAAGCCCGGCCGGACATCACCCATGCCCAGGTCGAGCGGCTTGCCGAGCGGGTGTCGTTTCCGGTGGCCCCGCAGGAGTTTTTCGACGTGGGGCGCGCTCAGTTTCAGGGGCGCCGGACGGACAAGGGAAATATTCGGGTCATTGGCACGAACGAGCACGTGCTCACCAACTTTAGTCGGCAGTTGAAGAAGGGGCGGTCCCTAACGGAGGCCGACGTAACGCAGGCTCGGGCGGTGACCCTCATTACCCCGGATATTGCCTCGGAGCTGTTTCCGGCCCGGTCGCCACTGGGGAAATGGGTGCAAATTGAGGGAGGCGAGTATAAGGTCGTTGGGGTTCTGAAGGCGAAAGGAAACTTCCTCGGCAATAGCTTCGACGCCCGCATGTACATGCCCATCACGCACCTTTTGCGGTCGTATGGGGGCGGCCAGCGCGACATTTCGATGATCAGTGTGAGTGCGCCGAGCATGGCCGAGATGCAGACCGCACAGAACGAGGTCATCGGACACATGCGCGTGATCCGTGAGGTCCCGCCGGGCGAGCCGAACAATTTCGAGATCTCGACCAACGAGACCATGCAAAGCTCTTTTCAGCAGTTCACCTCCATCCTCACGCTGGGCGGAGCGGGCATTGGGGCCATTGCGCTGCTGGCAGCGGGGGTGGGCATTATGAACATCATGCTGGTATCCGTTACGGAGCGAACGAAGGAAATCGGGATTCGGAAGGCCGTGGGGGCAACGCGATGGCACATCCTCGGGCAATTCCTCCTGGAGGCCCTGCTTCTCTGTCTAATTGGCGGCGGGCTAGGCATTGCGCTCGGGGTCCTCGTGGGCAACGGAACGGCCTTCTACTTCGACATTGGAGCTTCAATCCCATGGGGATGGGCCGTTGGAAGCATGATCGTCGTCGGCGTCATTGCCCTGGTTTTCGGGCTTTATCCGGCGTACAAGGCCGCCTCCGTTGATCCCATTGAATCGCTTCGGTACGAGTAA
- a CDS encoding ABC transporter permease: protein MRRFVFEIVEGVRIAGQAIWANKMRSVLTTLGIVIGIASVTGMATVINGIEAGFQQSLSSLGSNVLHVQVWPMGGTNQWWKYINRPEIDPSVADAIDRRSRYAEATMASVNESYLVSRRDQSLEGVTVNGVGANYPRIQSVGLQRGRFFSRSEARSARSVIVLGARVADEMFPIVSPLGKEVSVGGHRFDVIGVLKEQGGGLFGGGLDGEVLIPFDTFDARWGVRDRGVEVKVKVAPSTTMTEAESEIIGIVRVERGLRPTEENNFEVGQQSDVREQFAPVKRGIYGVGIFLTALALLVGGIGVMNIMFVSVKERTKEIGIRKAVGAKKRTILLQFLIEAVVICFIGGLIGIGISAGIAAMVRSTLGVAASLPVSTVMLAFGICTAVGVGFGLAPAWTGAQAEPVEALRYE from the coding sequence GTGCGTCGTTTTGTATTCGAAATCGTCGAAGGCGTCCGGATCGCCGGTCAGGCCATCTGGGCAAACAAGATGCGGTCGGTGCTCACCACCCTCGGGATTGTGATCGGCATTGCATCGGTGACGGGCATGGCGACGGTAATCAACGGCATTGAGGCAGGTTTTCAGCAGTCACTATCGTCGCTCGGGTCGAACGTGCTCCACGTGCAGGTGTGGCCGATGGGGGGGACCAACCAGTGGTGGAAGTACATCAATCGTCCCGAAATCGACCCGTCGGTGGCGGATGCGATTGACCGCCGGTCGCGCTACGCCGAGGCCACCATGGCCAGCGTGAACGAGTCGTATCTGGTAAGCCGACGCGACCAGTCGCTCGAAGGGGTGACGGTCAATGGCGTTGGGGCCAACTACCCGCGCATTCAGAGCGTGGGACTTCAGCGAGGCCGGTTTTTTAGTCGGAGCGAAGCGCGCTCGGCGCGGTCTGTCATTGTGCTCGGGGCCAGGGTGGCCGACGAAATGTTTCCGATCGTGTCGCCGCTCGGCAAGGAGGTCTCGGTGGGGGGACATCGGTTCGATGTGATTGGGGTCTTGAAGGAGCAGGGGGGTGGGCTCTTTGGAGGCGGGCTGGACGGAGAGGTGCTGATTCCGTTTGACACCTTCGACGCGCGGTGGGGAGTACGGGATCGAGGCGTAGAGGTAAAGGTGAAGGTGGCGCCCTCGACGACCATGACGGAGGCCGAAAGTGAGATTATTGGCATTGTGCGGGTGGAGCGCGGGCTGCGGCCCACGGAGGAGAACAACTTCGAGGTGGGCCAGCAGTCCGATGTGCGCGAGCAGTTTGCCCCGGTCAAGCGAGGAATTTATGGGGTGGGCATCTTCCTGACGGCCCTCGCACTATTGGTGGGAGGCATCGGGGTCATGAACATCATGTTTGTGTCGGTCAAGGAGCGGACGAAGGAGATCGGCATTCGGAAGGCGGTGGGGGCCAAGAAGCGCACCATTCTCCTACAGTTTTTGATTGAGGCAGTCGTGATTTGCTTCATCGGAGGTCTTATTGGCATCGGCATCTCGGCAGGCATTGCCGCGATGGTCCGCTCGACCCTAGGCGTTGCCGCATCGCTGCCCGTGTCTACTGTCATGCTCGCGTTCGGCATCTGTACGGCGGTGGGAGTGGGGTTTGGGCTTGCGCCGGCCTGGACGGGCGCACAGGCGGAACCGGTGGAGGCCCTCCGGTACGAATAA
- the apaG gene encoding Co2+/Mg2+ efflux protein ApaG — MVTYAATKRDIAVTVRPIYLDGPSDLLKRQFTFGYAVTIENEGSAKVQLLRRRWIVHEDDGSRQDLEGDADLPGHPVIAPGESHVHDGSCTITSFNGTVEGNYLVQRADGEQFRVPVPSFHLHAAAN; from the coding sequence ATGGTTACCTACGCAGCAACCAAACGTGATATTGCAGTCACCGTACGGCCCATCTACCTCGACGGCCCGTCGGACCTGCTCAAGCGTCAGTTTACGTTTGGGTACGCGGTTACGATCGAAAATGAGGGGTCGGCGAAGGTGCAGCTTCTCCGACGCCGATGGATTGTGCACGAGGACGACGGAAGTCGTCAAGACCTAGAAGGGGACGCCGATCTTCCCGGCCATCCCGTCATTGCCCCGGGCGAGAGTCACGTGCACGACGGATCCTGTACCATCACGTCGTTTAACGGAACGGTGGAAGGCAACTACCTCGTCCAGCGGGCCGACGGCGAGCAGTTCCGCGTGCCGGTGCCCTCGTTTCACCTGCATGCCGCCGCAAACTAG
- a CDS encoding alpha/beta fold hydrolase, producing the protein MSADRPSSSSVLRSALTAGSAIAGAYAGLAATRWAYQQTLPPPSALPPALDWSTHSLEVPHGRAQLYVRPGTGVPVILLHSFNAAASSAEMAPIADHLAATTDRPLYAVDWLGFGGSDRPDLDYAPDVFGRQLYHVLTDVVDEPADLVALSLGCEYAGWMGLQAAPRVRRLALISPTGLTSERGPSMIGRAGLAIAGRTGVFELLYYRLTRRSSLRDYYERQVFLDADAVPDALVDYAYTTTHVRGAAHAPRRFVEGSLFLDSVGPEIYGRLYRPTLLLSPETPGPTIQRFDQLPNLLDQNPHALTHKTVPGGLMPHWEAPDAFFEALMPFLTGE; encoded by the coding sequence ATGTCTGCTGATCGCCCGTCGTCCTCCTCGGTTCTCCGCAGTGCTCTTACGGCCGGCAGCGCCATCGCTGGCGCGTATGCGGGCCTTGCCGCCACCCGGTGGGCCTACCAGCAAACCCTTCCCCCTCCCTCTGCTCTTCCTCCGGCCCTCGACTGGTCGACGCACTCCCTGGAGGTTCCTCATGGACGGGCCCAGCTGTACGTCCGCCCCGGCACGGGCGTCCCGGTGATCCTGCTCCACAGCTTCAACGCTGCGGCCTCAAGCGCTGAGATGGCCCCGATCGCCGACCACCTAGCTGCGACCACCGATCGGCCCCTCTACGCCGTCGACTGGCTGGGCTTCGGCGGCTCGGACCGGCCCGATCTGGACTATGCCCCTGACGTCTTCGGCCGTCAACTCTACCACGTCCTCACAGACGTTGTGGACGAACCAGCCGACCTTGTCGCTCTCTCCCTGGGGTGCGAGTACGCCGGATGGATGGGTCTCCAGGCCGCCCCCCGCGTCCGCCGTCTCGCTCTCATCTCGCCCACGGGCCTCACGTCCGAGCGCGGCCCCTCTATGATAGGACGAGCGGGACTGGCGATCGCGGGGCGCACCGGCGTCTTTGAATTGCTGTACTACCGCCTCACGCGACGCTCGTCCCTCCGTGACTACTACGAGCGTCAGGTCTTCCTCGACGCCGACGCGGTGCCGGACGCGCTCGTAGACTACGCCTACACCACGACCCACGTCCGCGGCGCGGCCCACGCCCCGCGACGCTTTGTGGAGGGCTCGCTCTTCCTCGACAGTGTGGGCCCGGAAATCTACGGACGGCTCTACCGCCCGACGCTCCTCCTCTCCCCAGAAACCCCCGGGCCCACCATCCAGCGCTTTGACCAGCTTCCCAACCTCCTCGACCAGAATCCCCACGCCCTCACCCACAAGACGGTCCCGGGGGGCTTGATGCCGCACTGGGAAGCGCCCGACGCGTTCTTCGAGGCCCTGATGCCCTTCCTGACGGGCGAGTGA
- a CDS encoding SDR family oxidoreductase — MDLGLTDRTAFVAGASKGLGYAAARELAQEGCRVALCSRNEARITAAADDLRDEADVPDDRVLPLVCDVTDEAAVQAAVEETVDTFGGLNVLVTNAGGPPSGAATDVDRADYREAVELNLMSTISMCEAALPHLRTAAAEDDHARIIMVTSVSAKQPIPTLALSNTARAGVQGYAKSLADDVGPSGITVNTVLPGYTRTARLEDLADDIQAETGQSYDEIEADWADQNALPRIGEPEEFAATVTFLASARAGYVTGVAMPVDGGRSKHVL, encoded by the coding sequence ATGGACCTTGGACTCACCGACCGAACGGCATTCGTGGCCGGCGCCAGCAAAGGGCTCGGCTATGCAGCTGCACGCGAACTCGCCCAGGAGGGGTGTCGCGTCGCCCTTTGTTCTCGGAATGAGGCCCGCATCACGGCGGCGGCCGACGATCTGCGCGACGAGGCCGATGTGCCCGACGATCGCGTGCTGCCGCTCGTTTGTGACGTGACGGACGAGGCGGCCGTACAGGCGGCCGTCGAGGAGACAGTGGATACGTTCGGCGGCCTGAATGTGCTCGTGACGAACGCTGGCGGGCCGCCCTCGGGCGCGGCGACGGACGTGGACCGTGCGGACTACCGGGAGGCGGTGGAGTTGAACCTCATGAGCACCATCTCGATGTGCGAGGCGGCGCTTCCGCACCTCCGCACCGCAGCGGCGGAGGACGACCACGCCCGCATTATCATGGTCACCAGCGTGTCCGCCAAGCAGCCCATTCCTACGCTCGCCCTCTCCAACACGGCCCGCGCCGGGGTCCAGGGCTACGCCAAGAGCCTGGCCGACGACGTGGGGCCGAGCGGCATTACGGTGAACACGGTCCTGCCCGGCTACACCCGCACGGCGCGGCTTGAAGACCTGGCCGATGACATTCAAGCGGAGACGGGGCAGTCCTACGACGAGATTGAGGCCGACTGGGCCGATCAGAACGCGCTGCCGCGCATTGGGGAGCCGGAGGAGTTTGCCGCGACCGTCACGTTTCTTGCCAGTGCCCGCGCCGGATACGTGACCGGCGTGGCCATGCCGGTCGACGGCGGACGAAGCAAGCACGTGCTCTGA
- a CDS encoding NYN domain-containing protein, with the protein MAPSAMEGEAHIFWDNSNVFIPAQYVAAEEEGPWAERKVRIHFENLYRLARFGREVGSAFCAGSVPPELKALWDNIRDMGVEVELYERGDESGTEQGVDQTLQVHMLRAMADNDSPQTAVLLTGDGAGYETGIGFHADLERMYQEGWGIEVISWDNACNDSLKQWAQEVGAYIPLEDYYDSVTFLEKTRDAKALSMTSRPYAESDSRRT; encoded by the coding sequence ATGGCTCCATCAGCTATGGAAGGAGAGGCGCACATCTTCTGGGACAACTCGAATGTGTTCATACCCGCACAGTACGTCGCTGCTGAGGAAGAAGGCCCATGGGCTGAACGTAAGGTCAGGATACATTTTGAGAATCTCTACAGACTGGCTCGCTTCGGACGAGAAGTTGGATCTGCGTTTTGTGCTGGGTCAGTCCCCCCTGAACTGAAAGCCCTCTGGGACAATATCCGAGATATGGGTGTCGAAGTAGAATTATACGAGAGAGGAGATGAATCCGGCACAGAACAAGGTGTGGACCAGACCCTCCAGGTCCACATGCTCAGAGCTATGGCAGACAACGATTCTCCTCAAACTGCTGTGCTGCTCACTGGAGATGGCGCCGGATACGAAACTGGTATTGGGTTCCATGCGGATCTCGAGCGTATGTACCAAGAAGGATGGGGCATTGAGGTGATTTCGTGGGATAATGCGTGCAATGACAGCCTGAAGCAATGGGCACAAGAAGTAGGGGCTTATATCCCACTCGAAGACTACTATGATTCAGTTACGTTTCTTGAAAAGACGCGGGATGCGAAGGCTCTGTCGATGACCAGCAGGCCCTACGCCGAATCTGATTCAAGACGCACATAA
- a CDS encoding BON domain-containing protein, protein MGIISFIKNMGRDVEGDTEQVLLDTFRKKLPNLLSNLKVTMSDGTVILTGEASSDAVREKAILLAGNVQGIEAVDADGLTVAAPQGGGGVATMTEPTFYTVKKGDTLSKIAKAEYGSAGQWRALFDANREIIEDPDLIYPGQMIRIPGRGTE, encoded by the coding sequence ATGGGCATCATCAGCTTTATCAAAAATATGGGGCGCGACGTCGAGGGCGACACGGAGCAGGTCCTCCTCGACACCTTTCGCAAAAAACTTCCCAACCTCCTCTCAAACCTTAAGGTGACCATGTCGGACGGCACCGTGATCCTCACCGGAGAGGCCTCGTCCGACGCCGTGCGCGAGAAGGCCATTCTTTTGGCCGGCAACGTCCAGGGCATAGAGGCCGTGGATGCCGATGGGCTCACGGTTGCAGCGCCGCAGGGTGGGGGCGGCGTGGCCACGATGACAGAGCCCACCTTCTACACGGTGAAGAAGGGGGATACGCTGTCTAAGATCGCGAAAGCGGAATACGGGAGCGCCGGACAATGGCGTGCCTTGTTCGACGCCAATCGCGAGATCATTGAGGACCCAGATCTGATCTATCCCGGCCAGATGATTCGCATTCCGGGCCGGGGTACGGAGTAG
- a CDS encoding DUF4332 domain-containing protein, which produces MSALTSIEGIGPQRAAVLKKQGVGSVEKLLDAGRTRVSRIRLASATGIDEDRILRFVNHADLMRVKGIGGEYAELLEAAGVDSVVELAQRNAARLHERLVEVNDERSLVRALPAASRVRQWIKQAKQLARVVQH; this is translated from the coding sequence ATGTCAGCACTTACGTCAATTGAAGGCATCGGTCCCCAACGCGCAGCGGTCCTGAAAAAACAGGGCGTCGGAAGCGTCGAAAAACTCCTGGACGCCGGTCGCACGCGCGTGTCACGCATACGGTTGGCCTCGGCCACCGGCATCGATGAGGACAGAATCCTTCGGTTCGTCAATCACGCCGACCTGATGCGGGTGAAGGGCATCGGCGGGGAGTATGCCGAGCTGCTGGAAGCCGCCGGAGTCGATAGCGTGGTCGAGCTCGCACAGCGCAATGCCGCTCGGCTTCACGAGCGACTGGTCGAGGTGAACGACGAACGATCGCTCGTGCGTGCCTTGCCCGCGGCGTCCCGTGTGCGGCAGTGGATCAAACAGGCAAAACAGCTTGCCCGCGTGGTTCAGCACTGA
- a CDS encoding copper homeostasis protein CutC, whose protein sequence is MSETSVLVEACVTSPEEATACFNAGVDRVELCQELSIGGLTPPRSDVTTVLSNGPGPTFVLVRPHADSFRLTPTEVDALADTVASLVQLGADGVVVGMLDEDGHVDRAAVEEVVQAADGRPVTFHRAFDEVDDPLTEVNSLIRADVSRVLTSGGADTAWEGRETLRALVETCGDDLTVLGGGRIRGDHVRPLVEATGLTEVHARASAIPDLIAGLEAS, encoded by the coding sequence ATGAGCGAAACATCCGTTCTCGTCGAAGCCTGCGTTACCTCCCCCGAAGAAGCAACAGCCTGCTTCAACGCAGGGGTCGACCGGGTGGAGTTGTGTCAGGAATTGAGCATCGGGGGCTTGACCCCACCCAGATCCGACGTTACCACGGTCCTCTCCAACGGGCCGGGGCCAACGTTCGTGCTTGTTCGTCCCCACGCTGATTCTTTTCGCCTGACGCCCACGGAGGTAGATGCCCTTGCCGACACCGTCGCCTCCCTCGTGCAGCTTGGGGCGGACGGGGTTGTGGTCGGGATGCTGGACGAGGACGGACACGTCGATCGGGCGGCCGTGGAAGAGGTGGTTCAGGCGGCCGACGGACGCCCCGTCACCTTTCACCGTGCGTTCGATGAGGTTGACGATCCACTCACAGAAGTGAACTCCTTGATTCGGGCAGACGTCTCGCGCGTATTGACCTCCGGGGGCGCGGACACGGCGTGGGAGGGTCGAGAGACCCTTCGAGCACTCGTGGAGACATGTGGAGACGATTTGACCGTCCTGGGCGGAGGCCGGATCCGCGGCGACCACGTGCGTCCACTGGTGGAAGCCACCGGGCTGACAGAGGTGCATGCCCGCGCCTCTGCCATCCCCGATCTCATTGCAGGACTGGAGGCGTCCTAG